Part of the Flavobacterium alkalisoli genome is shown below.
ATGGGCACTTTTTGCATTTTCCTCTTCAAAATTGTAATTAGCCGAACTCATCATTTTTTCCACTCTCATGTCCATTACTTCTTTGTCACTCTTACCTATCTCATTTCCGGTTTTTTCAATTTTGTATCCATCTCTGTCAACAGGTTTTTCACTAATTGTGATTTTACATGTTTTATCAGGATAATGATCATTTATATGTTTTACATGTTTATTGTAGTAGGGATAAGTGTAGAAAAACAGCATAAAAGTCATTTTAGGCTTACCGTCAACAACTGTTCCTCCATGAGCTTTAAATCCGTTGGAGGCAAATTCCTCCCTTTTATGCTTAAGGAATTCCTCCCTGCTTGTCTTAGTGTTGTCAATGTAAAAATGGCCGTCCTCCTGATCTAATGAAAATTTATAATCTTCTTCACTTACTCCATCGGCTTCTCCCTTTTTCTTTGGTACGGTTGGGAAATAGTATCGTTTTTGTTCTAAAGAGAGTTTTTCATAAGGAACATTTATAAAAACTTTTCTAAGGCTGTCCTGAATTATTATTCGTACTCCCTTAAAATATTCGTCTCTCCTATTGTCTGGAGTAATAGAATCAGTTGTTGTGAGTGTTTCGTTTTTTTGCGTATCGGCATAAGCTACATTTTCTGTGCTTAAAAAATATATTATTCCGGCAACGGTTAATGCAGATGCCAGTTTAAGTGTAAGTGTTTTAATTTTAGGTGTGGTTTTAGTCATCATAACAAATCGCTTTTTAGTTATAGAAAAATTAAGGTTGCTAGCCAGCGATATAGTTGCAGTTTTTAAGGAAGCCTTGTTTAGTAATAATTGTTGATAATAGGTTACATTGTTGATTTCAACTACCTTTTCGTCTGCAAGGAACTCATGGTTAAGCTGTATGGCTTTTTTATAAAAATAAAGCAGCGGGTTAAACCAGAATACGGTTTTAAGCAATTCGATAAAAAGTATATCTAAGGTGTGGCGCTGCTTTACATGCGTAAGTTCATGATTGTAGAGTTCCGGTTCTATACTTTGGCTTTTGTATTCTTTCTTATTAAGAAAGATGTTGTTTAAAAAGGTGTGAGGCAGTATGTCCTCTTCCAGTAAAATAATGGTAGCTCCGTTATAAGGAACTTTTTCATTTTGTCTTTTTCTCTTATAAAACTGTGCAATATTTAAAGCAAATCGTACTGTCAGGATTAATGTTACCAAAGCGTATATACCCCATATAGCATAAGGCAGGTAATCAACTTTTGGTTCACTGGTTATAATTTCTGTAGGCGATATTGCCACTGGTGTAACCGTGAAAGTATCTGTTACCTTTTGTATAACCTGTGCTGGCGCTTGTGCCACTTCAACTTCAACATATATCGGAATATTTATAAATGGTATTGACAGAGAAAAAAATAGGCTAAACAATAAGTAAAACCTGTTAAAGCGGTGCATTTTCTCCCTTTCAAGAAATAATTTATATACCAGTAATAGCACTGTCATACTTATTACCGATTTTATAAGGAATTCGCTCATGGTTTAGCCCCTTTTTTATGATTTTACATTGATGGTAACCGGTATGGTATAATTAGTCCTTACTAATTCACCATTCATTTCACCCGGAGTCCATTTTTTCGGTATAGATTTTAATACTCTTAATGCTTCTTCTCCTAAACCGTAACCGGGGTCTCTCAATATTTTAATATTACTCATAGACCCGTCTTTCTCAACAATAAACGAAACAAATACCTTTAAAGTTTTGTCTTCTTTTATGTCAGGAATGATAAAGTTTTCAGTTATATAATTATAAAAAGCCTGCATGCCTCCGGGGTATTCCGGTTGTTTTGTTAGCCCGGCAACATTGCGTATAACATCTGAGTCTGAGGCAGACTTCGATGGGATTTCTTTTTCTTCAGCTACTTTTACAACTTCCGTCTTTTTAACCGATGGTGGAATTTTTTCTGCGTCCTTTTTCTCGCTAACTGCTTCTTTGCTGTCTGCTTCATTAGTAACAGGTTCACTGTTGCTTACTTCTACATCGTTGCTCTCAACTTCGCTATTTGCTGCAGCATTCGATTCAGTTTCGTTGTTCTTGTTTGTTTCGTTGTCTGCACAGGAAATTAAAAACAGTCCTGCCATAAGTGGGACTATCAGTAATTGTTTACCCAGTGCCTGTAATTTAGGTGTGGTTTTAGTCATCATAACAAATCGTTTTTTAGTTATAGAAAAGTTTATGTTGCTGGCCAGTGCAACAGAATCTCCGGATGCTAGTTTAAGTAACAGGCTTTGGTAGCCTGTTGTATTATGATTTGTAGTTATTACTGCTTCATCGGCCAGAAACTCATGGTTGAGTTGTATGGCCTTTTTATAGAAGTAAACTACAGGGTTAAACCAAAAAATGGTTTTTAATACCTCTGCAAGCAGGATGTCCATAGTATGCTTTTGGTTTACGTGTGCTAACTCGTGCGTGTAAAGATCTTTTTCAATAGCATTTTTAGTATGGTCATCCCCGCTTACAAAGATGTAATTAAGGAAGGTGTGTGGTAAGGTTTTATAAGGAAGCAGTACTAGTATTGCAGTCTTATAACTTATTTTTTTGTTGTTTTTAATTTTTTTAGCGAATGAGAGAAGGTTTCTTGCAAATCGTATAAGGAGGATTGCTGTAATTAAGCTGTAAACATCTATAATCCATTGCAAAAGTCCGAAGGTTTGCATTTTTTCACCCAAGGTAACTTCCTGTAACAGTATAGTAGGCATTTGGCTAACTGTTGTTGCAATGCTGTTTGTTGTTTGCGGACTATAACTTAAAAATGGAATAGCTAATGAAAACAGCAGGCTAAATAACAGGTAGAACCTGTTAAAACGATGCATTTTTTCTTTTTCCAAAAGCAGCCTGTACACCAGTAGGAGTACTGCCATGCTTATTGCCGATTTTATAAGAAATTCGCTCATTACTTTGTTTTAAGATTTTTTTACTCTTAAGGTTATTGGAAGTTTGAAGAGACTTCTGACAGCCTTACCGTTTTTTTGACCCGGAATCCACTCAGAAGGCATTTCTTTTAACACCCTTATGGCTTCTTCACCTACACCATATTCCCCTCCTTTTTCTATTTTAAAGTTGCTCATAGTGCCGTCTTTTTC
Proteins encoded:
- a CDS encoding M56 family metallopeptidase; this encodes MSEFLIKSVISMTVLLLVYKLFLEREKMHRFNRFYLLFSLFFSLSIPFINIPIYVEVEVAQAPAQVIQKVTDTFTVTPVAISPTEIITSEPKVDYLPYAIWGIYALVTLILTVRFALNIAQFYKRKRQNEKVPYNGATIILLEEDILPHTFLNNIFLNKKEYKSQSIEPELYNHELTHVKQRHTLDILFIELLKTVFWFNPLLYFYKKAIQLNHEFLADEKVVEINNVTYYQQLLLNKASLKTATISLASNLNFSITKKRFVMMTKTTPKIKTLTLKLASALTVAGIIYFLSTENVAYADTQKNETLTTTDSITPDNRRDEYFKGVRIIIQDSLRKVFINVPYEKLSLEQKRYYFPTVPKKKGEADGVSEEDYKFSLDQEDGHFYIDNTKTSREEFLKHKREEFASNGFKAHGGTVVDGKPKMTFMLFFYTYPYYNKHVKHINDHYPDKTCKITISEKPVDRDGYKIEKTGNEIGKSDKEVMDMRVEKMMSSANYNFEEENAKSAHSRVAEFPGGYEAFEQYIQKNIDLESVMKDKQILIGYTINTDGSISNVEVYGNWDNKEMITKIKKVFQASPKWIPQQKDGKPVKTSTSYSYLKK
- a CDS encoding M56 family metallopeptidase — encoded protein: MSEFLIKSAISMAVLLLVYRLLLEKEKMHRFNRFYLLFSLLFSLAIPFLSYSPQTTNSIATTVSQMPTILLQEVTLGEKMQTFGLLQWIIDVYSLITAILLIRFARNLLSFAKKIKNNKKISYKTAILVLLPYKTLPHTFLNYIFVSGDDHTKNAIEKDLYTHELAHVNQKHTMDILLAEVLKTIFWFNPVVYFYKKAIQLNHEFLADEAVITTNHNTTGYQSLLLKLASGDSVALASNINFSITKKRFVMMTKTTPKLQALGKQLLIVPLMAGLFLISCADNETNKNNETESNAAANSEVESNDVEVSNSEPVTNEADSKEAVSEKKDAEKIPPSVKKTEVVKVAEEKEIPSKSASDSDVIRNVAGLTKQPEYPGGMQAFYNYITENFIIPDIKEDKTLKVFVSFIVEKDGSMSNIKILRDPGYGLGEEALRVLKSIPKKWTPGEMNGELVRTNYTIPVTINVKS